One Archangium violaceum genomic window, CACCTGGAAGTGCTGCAGCAGGCGGGCGACGTCCGAGTCCTCGGGCTCGAGCATCTGCGCGAGCATGTGCTCGGGCACGATTTCGTAGAAGCGCCCATTGCTGGCGCGCGCGACGGCGGCCTCCAGGGTGCGGGTGGCCGTGGGCGTGAGGCGGCGGACGAGGGCCTTCGGTTCGACTCGGATGGCGGAACCCTCCAACAGGGGACGGCGGAATGTCTTTCAGGGAGCGCCAGCGCCGTCGGTTGCCAGCGCTCCCGGGGTCGCGCTTCACACGACCGGAATGCTGAGGCGTATCTGCTTTCCCTTACCCAACCACGTATCCCGCCCCAGCTGCGCCGACTGCGTGCTCGAAAGGTTGAACGTCTGGGTGACGCCTTCCGTCAGTCCCAGCTCGAACTCGTACTCGAGTGGATCCTTCAGGAAGAGCCGCGCCACCTCGCGCGCCTGCGCCAGCAGATCTCCCCCCGGGAGCATCCGCCGGTACACGGTGGTGGGCAGGGGCTCGATGTGGATCTTGATCTTCCCCATGCGATCGTAGGCCTTGCCGCCCAGCACGGTGTTCTTCCCGAGGATGTGGTTGTTGCGGCCGAGCTGCAGCCGGGCATCGATGTCCACCCAGCGGCCCACGAACTGCTCCACCCGTACCCGAGCGCCCTGCAGCTCGTCACCGAGCACGTCCTCCAGGGCGGCTTCCAGCTTGTCGGCGGTGCGCGCGCGCGAGTCCAACAAGGGAACGATGCGCAGCAGCCGCCGCGTGGGCAGCTTGCTCGTGCCGTTGCCCTCGTACGTGTCGAAGCCCGCGAGCGCCAGCAGCCGGCGGGACCACTGGTCGGTGTTCTCGGAGTTGGACTCGCTGGTGATGCGGTACTTGGACTCGATGCGGTAGAGCAGCGACAGCAGCCGGTGATGGAAGAGGTCCAGGAACTCCCGGCGGACGGCATGGTCCGGGTCCTCCTGGGCGATCTCCTCGGCGATGTACATCGGCAGCGGGCTCACCGAGCCGGTGAGCCCGAGGAAGTGGGTGACGACCTCGAAGAGGGGACGCCTCGAGAACGCGTCCTCCGCGCGCACCGGCACCTGGCGCAGCGTCACCTCGCTGACGTCTCCCGAGGAGAAGCCCAGCGAGGGGTCGTGCCGGAAGCGGATCATCTCCTCGTTCACCGGGCCGACGCTCCCCACGCGTGCCGCCTCGGCCGTCAACCGCTCGAGGTAGGACACGAGCTGGAAGAAGCCCAGGTGGGGCGCCATCCCGGCCAGGCGGCGGGAGGCCTCTACAAGAGTGTCAGGAAGCCGTTCCTCGGGAGCCATGCGAACTCCGTCTGCGAGGGCTGGAGCCGGATGGCCAGCTCGTTGAAGGAGTTGAGGGTGACGTGGGAGGCCAGCAGCTCATCGAGGATGCATCCGAAGAGGAAGGCATCCCCCACACCCATGAAGTTCGTTTCCTCGAGGTCCACCATCGTCTTGTTGCCGCGCACGGGAGAGCCCTCGAGGAAGCGCGTGAGGGCCCTCGTCTCCACGTTGCGGATGGCGTTGATACGCAGGCGGCTGGCGCGGGCGGCCAGGTTGTCCGCGAGCGCCTGGAAGTTGTACAGGTCCAGCAGGCGCCGCAGCGCCGCGGCATCCGCGATGGAGTGCTGGTTGATGGCCAGGTGCGAGAGCAGCCGCCAGTGCAGCTCGGTGCCCAGTGGCGCGCGGGCCGGACGGCTCACCGGGGTGATGTTCTTGAACCTGGCGTTGGTGGGCGAGGCCGGGGTGGACTGGGTGATGTCCCCCACCTGCAACCGCGCGGGCAGCGAGCGGTTGGTGCAGGTGAGATCGATGGACAGCACCTCCTCGGCCCCGAGCGTGGGCGCCACGTCGCGCGGCGTCTCCAGGGTGAGGTACGTGTCGATGCCGTCATCCACGGGCGAGTGGACGCGCCGCAGCCGGTAGAAGGCCTGCTCGGCGCCCTCGCCCTGGGTGTGCTCGAACTCGTGGAAGGGAAGGTAGGTGCGGCGATCGCTGCGCCCGGCGGTGAGCCCCGTCACCGAGTCCACGGAGTACACCTCCGCGTGCTGGGGCTGCAGCTCCGAGGCTCGCACCAGGTGCTCGCGGCCCAGGGCATGGTGGAAGAGCGGATCCGCCGGGGCCCGGAAGAGGTTGATGACGGGAGTGCAGTGCAGGCGGAACATCTCCCGGGTAATCCGCGCGTCCAGGGGCGGCGGGCGCTCCAGGTGGAAGGAGATCTCGAAGCGCTCCTCGAGCGCGGACGCGGCCGTCTCCAGGCCGTGTACCTCGAAGAAGAGGAACTTCTCCGGCAGCGTGAAGTACTCCTGCAACAGCCGGTAGCCGTCGAAGGCCCGGGGCCAGGGCAGCAGGCGGAAGTGCCTGTCGAAGCCCACGGGGCGGATGCAGCTGGGCT contains:
- the tssG gene encoding type VI secretion system baseplate subunit TssG; amino-acid sequence: MAPEERLPDTLVEASRRLAGMAPHLGFFQLVSYLERLTAEAARVGSVGPVNEEMIRFRHDPSLGFSSGDVSEVTLRQVPVRAEDAFSRRPLFEVVTHFLGLTGSVSPLPMYIAEEIAQEDPDHAVRREFLDLFHHRLLSLLYRIESKYRITSESNSENTDQWSRRLLALAGFDTYEGNGTSKLPTRRLLRIVPLLDSRARTADKLEAALEDVLGDELQGARVRVEQFVGRWVDIDARLQLGRNNHILGKNTVLGGKAYDRMGKIKIHIEPLPTTVYRRMLPGGDLLAQAREVARLFLKDPLEYEFELGLTEGVTQTFNLSSTQSAQLGRDTWLGKGKQIRLSIPVV
- the tssF gene encoding type VI secretion system baseplate subunit TssF; translated protein: MFSKYYLSELSYLREMGRAFGLANPSVAGLLVERGADPDVERLLEGFAFLTARIRERVDDDVPEMVQGLTELLLPHYLRPVPACSIVEFSPQMRALRGRSRIAAGAEVASTPLDGTSCVFRTTHDVDLLPLSVQDAVLDRSSVSSPVLRLFFQTTEQGREELQKPHGLRLFIHGEMSASALVLLWLLRYCRQVRVRGTASGNEVVLQPSCIRPVGFDRHFRLLPWPRAFDGYRLLQEYFTLPEKFLFFEVHGLETAASALEERFEISFHLERPPPLDARITREMFRLHCTPVINLFRAPADPLFHHALGREHLVRASELQPQHAEVYSVDSVTGLTAGRSDRRTYLPFHEFEHTQGEGAEQAFYRLRRVHSPVDDGIDTYLTLETPRDVAPTLGAEEVLSIDLTCTNRSLPARLQVGDITQSTPASPTNARFKNITPVSRPARAPLGTELHWRLLSHLAINQHSIADAAALRRLLDLYNFQALADNLAARASRLRINAIRNVETRALTRFLEGSPVRGNKTMVDLEETNFMGVGDAFLFGCILDELLASHVTLNSFNELAIRLQPSQTEFAWLPRNGFLTLL